One Acropora palmata chromosome 2, jaAcrPala1.3, whole genome shotgun sequence genomic window carries:
- the LOC141866854 gene encoding beta-2 adrenergic receptor-like gives MVLELDTIQPEQCSGALNSIKIVVLATLNTILALVSTVGNALVLLAVYRVPSQKTVSNAFLASLGVADFSVGVIMNPLWVYKSVLNIWQSDNIISTVIEVVAMQTVVATSLSLCAVSLDRYIAVTNIRHNEILTCNRVRTVIISIWIFSVIFASLRLVVTDPFELPKLWIAATTITVILPCLVISICYFYMVKAARVQIKRITKNEAFSVNGDEAVAQLKNSKAVFTVGIVVGVFLVCWTPSLVISFVQFFCNDPCKRTKLNGYWFWGALAEFSNSAFNPFIYCMRMRDFRKAVKRVLFTFSVTQFMSSHPRESYIHANDFVFAQ, from the exons ATGGTTCTAGAACTTGACA CAATTCAGCCCGAGCAGTGTTCTGGAGCGCTTAATAGCATCAAGATAGTCGTTTTGGCTACTTTAAACACAATACTAGCGTTGGTCTCCACTGTTGGAAATGCACTTGTTTTGTTAGCCGTTTATCGAGTACCAAGTCAGAAGACCGTCTCCAATGCGTTTCTTGCGTCGTTGGGAGTGGCAGACTTTTCAGTTGGCGTGATAATGAACCCACTGTGGGTTTACAAAAGTGTTCTCAACATTTGGCAAAGCGATAACATAATTTCAACAGTTATCGAAGTTGTGGCCATGCAAACTGTTGTCGCAACATCCTTGAGTTTGTGCGCAGTGAGTCTTGATCGCTACATTGCAGTCACCAACATTCGCCACAATGAAATCTTGACTTGCAATCGCGTACGAACTGTCATTATTTCCATCTGGATCTTCTCTGTGATTTTCGCATCCCTGCGATTGGTAGTAACGGATCCATTCGAGCTTCCAAAACTGTGGATCGCTGCAACGACAATAACAGTTATCTTGCCTTGTCTTGTCATCTCGATCTGCTATTTTTATATGGTCAAGGCAGCTCGAGTTCAGATtaaaagaataacaaagaaCGAAGCATTCTCAGTTAATGGAGACGAAGCTGTTGCCCAGCTAAAAAACAGCAAGGCAGTGTTTACCGTCGGCATAGTGGTGGGTGTGTTTCTCGTTTGTTGGACACCCAGTTTAGTGATATCCTTTGTCCAATTCTTTTGCAATGACCCTTGTAAGAGAACGAAACTTAATGGCTATTGGTTTTGGGGTGCGCTGGCTGAGTTCAGCAATTCAGCTTTTAACCCCTTTATTTATTGCATGCGAATGAGAGATTTTCGTAAAGCGGTGAAAAGggttctttttactttttcggTAACACAATTCATGTCCAGTCACCCAAGAGAATCTTACATTCATGCTAATGATTTTGTATTCGCACAATAG